The Rhodococcus sp. B50 DNA window CCGCGGAGTGGCTTCGACCGAAGCACCCACTCGATCGACCAGGAGCGCCATCTCGTAACCGACCTGTCCGATGTCGCACTCGGAGGCCGTCAGAGCCGCAAGGTGGGAGCCGTCGCCGACACTCATCAACAACAGGTAACCGTGCTGCATCTCCACGACGGACTGCAGCACACCTCCCCCGTCGAACAGCTGCGACACACCGTTGGACAGGCTCGCCAGACCCGAGGTCACCGCAGCGAGCTGCTCGGCACGATCCACCGGGAGGTGGGCGCTGGCGGCCATGAGGAGGCCGTCGGCGGACACGAGCACGGCATGCGAGACACCCGGGACTTCGCGCGCGAAGTTGGAAACCAACCAGTCCAATGGACGAGCTGCGTCGGATCCATGATCAATATTCATCGAACTCCCTGTTCGTCGTTCTCGCGATTGCTGGTATTCGCCGAGGCGCGTCCGTCGCGGACACCCTGCTGATGGCGGCTCAAGTTGGCCCGGATGGCTTCCGGGTCTCGACGTCGAATAGTCCTCGGCAGTTCACCCGTTGCCGGTGCCCGTACGGCACCCGGCACCAGACGTTCACCGGGAGCGCGCCGCGGAAGACCCGCGGTGGTGTGCTCGTCCACCGGGACTTCGGAAGCACGCTGAGCTGCTTCCCAACCGGCGTCCGCTGCGGAGTGCCACTCCCGCTTCCTGCGATCCTCCGGAAGGCTCGTCGGGTCGACGAGCCAATCCGACATCATCGTGGTGAAGATCGGAGTGTTCGCCGGCTGCGGACGGGCCGACGCCAGGTCGGACCGCGGCTGGAAGAACGACGCCGTCTTCGCCGAGTTGGTCCGGTAGCGGTGCCGGGCCGCCTGCTGCGCGTCGCTGTGCGGCGACACGGAGCCGCCGTCTGCGATGCTGGGCCCGGATCCTGCTGCGGCCGAATCGAGTTCGGAACCGTTGGTTGCCACAGCAGGTCGCTGCGGCAGCCCCGGGGTACTGCCCGGCTGACGACGCGGCAGACCGGGAGTGTTTCCGGGGCGGCGCTGCGGAAGACCCTGGAAGGGTTCCGGCTGACGACGGCCGGCATCCGGCGCCGGCACGCGCTGTGGCAGGTCGGAACGGCTCGGCGCCTCCGGCCGGCCCGCGGATTCGCCACCCGCGAGCGGGCCCGCCACCGGCTGCTGCGGCCGGTTCTGCGGAACCGAGGGGGACGATCCACCGGCCCGTCCCGGAAGCCCGGGAGTCGCGCCCGGCCGACGCTGTGGAAGGCCGGGGGAAGCGGGGCGCTGCTGCGGGGCGGGCGCACGATGCGCCGAGCCCTGTTGCGGCTCGCGGACCGGCAGGGACTGCGAGCCCCGTGCCTGCGACTGATCCTGCCGGCTGTCGCGTGCGGACGCGGAATCCGTCGGCGACAGACCCGGCGTGGCACCGGGACGACGCTGCGGAAGACCCGAAAGTCCTTCGCGACGAGCGGGATCGGTGTCGGGTCGCGGAGTGGAACCGTTGCGTCCCTCACCGTTGCGGCCGTCGAACGAGTACCCGTTGGTCTCCTCCGGTCCCCGGCGGGAACCGCGCGGGGGCAGGGACGACGCGAACGCTGCTGCGGCATCCGGCTCGATCCGGCGCGGCTGTGGCGACCTGGGCGGAGTCGGCAGACCCGGAGTCTCGCCCGGTTGACGAGTGGGCAGACCCGGAGTTCCGCCGGGGCGACGTTGCGGAAGACCCGACGGGCCGAATTCGCGGGAGGCCGCCGGAGTCCGGTCGTCGCGTGACGGTGCCTGAGAGTCGCGCTGCGGGAGCGCCTGGAGCGACGACGGGGGCGGGGTGAACTCGTGCCGTCCCGATTCGCGCTGCGACTCGTCCCGACGCTCGTCCTCGTAGGACGGGGCCGTATCCCGTGCAGCGAAGGAGGTTTCGTCGACATCGCTCGCGTAAGCGGCGCTCGCGTAGCCGGCTTTCGCGTAGGCGTCGTCGGACTCGTCGGCACGGACATCGTCGATCGCGGACTCCGCCGGCTGTGACGTCGCGTACTCCTGCCGATCGCCGGCCGCAAGAAGACCCTGCTGTGCGACGGGCGCCGAGATCGCCTGCGGTGCCGAGTACTCCTCGGGCTCCAGTTCGAGAGGGGGCTGAGGGCCGGTGTGCGACAACGCCAGCGGGGAGACCAGCAGCACGTCCGGGATGTGGACGCTCGCGGTGATACCCGGGTTGCGTGCGGTGTCGAAGGTCGGGCGCAGACGCACGGTGAGACCGTGCCGCTCGGCGAGTCGCGACACCACGAAAAGACCCATGTGGCGAGCGGTGTCCGGACCGACCTCGCCGCCCTTGGCGAGACGCTGGTTGATGGCCTCGAGTTCGTCGGCCGGGATACCGATACCTCGGTCGGCGATCTCGACGAGCAGGCCGCCGTCGACGGCACGCGCGAAGCTGAAGGTGACGTTGCTGTCGGGCGGTGACGCACGCAGCGAGTTGTCGACCAGCTCGGCGAGGAGATGCACGATGTCGGTCGCGACCGCGCCACTGAGGGCACCGTCGGGTGTCGAGCCGATCTGCACGCGCTGGTAGTCCTCGACCTCCGACATCGCGGCGCGCAGGATGTCGCCGAGCTGTACGGGCGCCGAGTGACCGCGACGCATGCGCGTACCGGAGAGGATCAGCAGGTTGTCGCCGTTCCGGCGCATACGCGCGGCAAGGTGGTCGAGGCGGAACAGGCTCTCGAGTCGAGCCGGATCCTTCTCCTCGTACTCGAGTCGTTCGATGAGGCCGAGCTGCTGTTCGACGAGCGACTTGGAGCGACGTGCGAGCGTCTCGAACATGTCGCTGATCTGCAGCCGGAGGTGCGCCTGCTCGCCGGCGAGACGCAGGGCCTGCCCGTGCATGTCGTCGACGGCGCGGGCGAGCTGGCCGATCTCCTCGGT harbors:
- a CDS encoding sensor histidine kinase; this encodes MSDKSPPQQRWWNIEGWGLRRKVTAVLAVPVTVAMVLGGLRVENELSNAVHFSSAADQVAAVPDIVEFSTAFATATASAAAGTVTPEEMAALGDAFGTIASVTENPELDPAVTADLSRTSASAQSLYTKLQAGPVPVEEISAVTNEVRDSLNRIVEAILDEVDDREILIYGDQLINAWYSQRYLFGQVLGVLQLLADPTQPGTALVSSSGAELAMLDLLARSYPMADQQIAELRAGVQERADMVDAAGSGPLPILNIRASLLNSVDIYGTIIDEASMQVSTTIQDRAAETRSAALRDTAIVLAALLAALVLALLVSRSLVGPIRRLRYGTLKVARQELPEAIDRIKVGDNIEDIEFTRVPVHTTEEIGQLARAVDDMHGQALRLAGEQAHLRLQISDMFETLARRSKSLVEQQLGLIERLEYEEKDPARLESLFRLDHLAARMRRNGDNLLILSGTRMRRGHSAPVQLGDILRAAMSEVEDYQRVQIGSTPDGALSGAVATDIVHLLAELVDNSLRASPPDSNVTFSFARAVDGGLLVEIADRGIGIPADELEAINQRLAKGGEVGPDTARHMGLFVVSRLAERHGLTVRLRPTFDTARNPGITASVHIPDVLLVSPLALSHTGPQPPLELEPEEYSAPQAISAPVAQQGLLAAGDRQEYATSQPAESAIDDVRADESDDAYAKAGYASAAYASDVDETSFAARDTAPSYEDERRDESQRESGRHEFTPPPSSLQALPQRDSQAPSRDDRTPAASREFGPSGLPQRRPGGTPGLPTRQPGETPGLPTPPRSPQPRRIEPDAAAAFASSLPPRGSRRGPEETNGYSFDGRNGEGRNGSTPRPDTDPARREGLSGLPQRRPGATPGLSPTDSASARDSRQDQSQARGSQSLPVREPQQGSAHRAPAPQQRPASPGLPQRRPGATPGLPGRAGGSSPSVPQNRPQQPVAGPLAGGESAGRPEAPSRSDLPQRVPAPDAGRRQPEPFQGLPQRRPGNTPGLPRRQPGSTPGLPQRPAVATNGSELDSAAAGSGPSIADGGSVSPHSDAQQAARHRYRTNSAKTASFFQPRSDLASARPQPANTPIFTTMMSDWLVDPTSLPEDRRKREWHSAADAGWEAAQRASEVPVDEHTTAGLPRRAPGERLVPGAVRAPATGELPRTIRRRDPEAIRANLSRHQQGVRDGRASANTSNRENDEQGVR
- a CDS encoding roadblock/LC7 domain-containing protein; protein product: MNIDHGSDAARPLDWLVSNFAREVPGVSHAVLVSADGLLMAASAHLPVDRAEQLAAVTSGLASLSNGVSQLFDGGGVLQSVVEMQHGYLLLMSVGDGSHLAALTASECDIGQVGYEMALLVDRVGASVEATPRVGLGS